From one Paenibacillus terrae HPL-003 genomic stretch:
- a CDS encoding sugar ABC transporter ATP-binding protein, whose protein sequence is MHIQMKRIHKAFGTNQVLSGVDFDLREGEVHALMGENGAGKSTLMNILIGLHRRDEGTIIIDGQETYFANPKEAEQKGIAFIHQELNVWPEMTVLENLFIGKEMTSKWGLLDSAKMKALANEQFAKLAVNLPLNGEAGECSVGQQQMIEIAKALMTDAKVIVMDEPTAALTEREIQKLFEVITSLKKEGVSIVYISHRMEEIFAICDRITVMRDGKTVDTQAIPDTDFDEVVRKMVGRELTERYPARTPALGEVVLEVKNASHKGLFKNVNFTVRSGEIVGFSGLMGSGRTEIMRALFGLDALDSGEIHVRGKKVTIRKPDDAVKLGIGFITEDRKDEGLVLDFSIRENMVLPNLFSFTSKGFISGKKELDFVNTLIKRLQIKTQSGETTVRSLSGGNQQKVVIAKWVGIGPSVLILDEPTRGVDVGAKREIYQLMNELTERGVAIIMVSSELPEVLGMSDRIIVVHEGIISGELSRKEATQEHIMTLATGGQ, encoded by the coding sequence ATGCATATTCAAATGAAGAGAATTCACAAAGCCTTTGGTACCAATCAGGTGCTGAGTGGTGTGGATTTTGATCTTCGTGAAGGAGAGGTTCATGCACTCATGGGTGAAAATGGTGCAGGTAAATCAACGCTTATGAATATTTTAATCGGGCTGCATCGTCGTGATGAAGGGACGATTATCATTGACGGTCAGGAAACCTATTTTGCTAACCCTAAAGAGGCGGAACAAAAAGGGATTGCTTTTATCCACCAGGAGCTGAATGTGTGGCCGGAAATGACCGTGCTGGAAAATCTATTTATCGGGAAGGAAATGACATCCAAGTGGGGATTGCTCGATAGCGCCAAAATGAAAGCGTTAGCAAATGAGCAATTCGCTAAGCTTGCGGTGAATCTGCCTTTGAATGGTGAAGCAGGCGAATGTTCCGTGGGTCAACAGCAGATGATCGAAATAGCCAAAGCATTGATGACAGATGCCAAAGTGATCGTAATGGATGAACCGACAGCCGCGTTAACCGAACGGGAAATTCAAAAGCTGTTTGAGGTTATTACTTCCTTGAAAAAAGAAGGCGTTTCCATTGTTTATATTTCACATCGAATGGAGGAAATATTCGCAATCTGCGACCGGATTACCGTCATGCGTGACGGAAAAACAGTGGATACCCAAGCGATTCCCGATACGGATTTTGATGAGGTTGTACGGAAAATGGTCGGTAGAGAGCTGACTGAGCGCTACCCGGCTAGAACGCCTGCTTTGGGAGAAGTGGTGCTGGAGGTCAAAAATGCTTCGCACAAAGGTTTATTTAAAAATGTGAATTTTACCGTGCGATCCGGGGAAATTGTAGGCTTTTCAGGCTTGATGGGTTCGGGGCGAACAGAAATCATGCGGGCGCTTTTTGGACTGGATGCTTTGGATAGTGGTGAAATCCATGTGCGTGGAAAAAAGGTAACCATCCGCAAGCCGGATGACGCGGTGAAGCTGGGAATTGGGTTTATTACAGAGGACCGCAAGGATGAGGGCTTGGTGTTGGATTTTTCGATCCGGGAAAACATGGTGCTGCCCAATCTGTTCAGCTTTACGTCGAAAGGATTTATTTCAGGCAAAAAAGAGCTGGATTTTGTTAACACATTAATAAAGCGCTTACAAATAAAAACGCAATCAGGAGAAACGACGGTACGCAGTCTGTCAGGTGGCAATCAGCAAAAGGTGGTTATCGCCAAATGGGTGGGTATTGGCCCAAGCGTACTCATTCTTGACGAACCGACAAGAGGCGTGGATGTAGGTGCCAAACGGGAAATCTACCAGTTGATGAACGAATTGACCGAGCGCGGAGTAGCGATCATCATGGTATCCTCAGAACTTCCCGAGGTGCTCGGCATGAGCGATCGTATTATCGTTGTTCATGAAGGGATAATCAGCGGGGAACTGAGTAGGAAAGAAGCTACACAAGAACACATTATGACGTTAGCTACAGGAGGACAGTAA
- a CDS encoding X2-like carbohydrate binding domain-containing protein produces the protein MTKAKSRFRIACLALVVAGASWTGLITPLHAAAPSDEYTWKSVVTGGGGGFVPGIIFNEKEKNLIYARTDIGGAYRWNPADESWIPLTDSVGWEDWNKNGVDALATDPVDPNRVYIATGTYTNSWDKQNGQVMRSTDRGNTWETTKLPFKVGGNMPGRSMGERLTIDPNKNNILFFGARSGNGLWKSSDYGATWSKVSSFPNPGTYVQDPSNEYTSDIVGLAWITFDKKTGSASKATQTIYVGVADKNQSVYRSTDGGTTWSAVAGQPTGYLPHHGVLSSDGNLYISYSDGAGPYDGTKGEVWKLNTASGQWTNISPVASSSTDNYFGYGGLTVDAQKPGTLMVATLNSWWPDAKIYRSTDSGATWSPIWEFDGYPTRKLKYNLDITAAPWLTFNVNPAPPEVSPKLGWMIGDLEIDPFNSDHMLYGTGATIYGSKNVTNWGKGGKLDISVAAKGVEETAILDLVSPPTGAPLVSAVGDVSGFRHDDLFKAPAKMLDNPTFTSSESIDYAELNPAFMARVGKADYQKDPNAKSIGFSNDGGANWYKANSEPSGTAGGGSIAVAADGNGLLWSTSDKGVFYSITGGNSWTASTGIPANAKIASDRVNSDKYYAFAAGKIYVSTNGGVSFTASAVSGLPTVGNADIDAVRGVEGDVWFAGGSEDGGPYGLWHSKDSGVTFTKLANVQEADFVGFGKAAPSRTNATVFIVGKIDGTRGFYRSDDAGANWVRINDDKHQYARVTTIIGDPRVYGRAYLGTNGRGILVADRVKGDQPSAGQSSITPTTATYGQDNANTDISVKLTLNGNTLDAIQQGSVVLNKGEDYTLNGETVTFSNRYLSKLPKGDTALTFHFNAGSDVLFTVTVKENTSGEPGTEQGVLKVQTFNGNVSETSNTISSKFKITNTGTSSVSLANVTLHYYYTVNGEKPQNFFADWSSIGPENVVASFKTLSNPKQGADSYVEIGFKSGAGSLDPGQSVELQTRISKADWSNYTQTDDYSFDATATSLKDSTKVTAYLSGSKQWGIEP, from the coding sequence TTGACTAAGGCAAAAAGTAGGTTTAGGATCGCGTGTTTGGCGCTTGTAGTAGCGGGTGCTTCCTGGACAGGGTTGATAACGCCGTTACATGCCGCCGCTCCAAGTGATGAGTACACCTGGAAGAGTGTGGTCACGGGTGGCGGTGGCGGTTTTGTGCCTGGTATCATTTTTAATGAGAAGGAAAAAAATCTGATCTATGCCCGTACGGATATCGGAGGTGCTTACCGCTGGAATCCCGCTGACGAGAGCTGGATTCCGTTGACGGATTCTGTGGGTTGGGAAGATTGGAACAAAAATGGCGTAGATGCGTTAGCGACTGATCCTGTTGATCCGAATCGTGTATATATAGCTACAGGTACGTATACCAATTCCTGGGACAAGCAAAATGGGCAGGTTATGCGGTCGACCGACCGGGGCAATACGTGGGAGACAACGAAGCTTCCTTTTAAGGTGGGAGGCAATATGCCAGGACGCTCGATGGGCGAACGTCTGACGATTGATCCCAATAAGAACAATATTTTGTTCTTCGGGGCACGGAGCGGTAATGGATTATGGAAAAGCTCGGATTACGGGGCAACCTGGAGTAAGGTGAGCAGTTTCCCGAATCCGGGCACGTATGTACAGGACCCTTCCAATGAGTACACCAGTGATATCGTTGGTTTGGCCTGGATTACGTTTGACAAAAAGACGGGCTCTGCGAGTAAAGCAACACAGACGATCTATGTGGGGGTAGCTGATAAGAATCAAAGTGTCTACCGCAGTACAGATGGCGGGACAACCTGGTCCGCTGTAGCAGGACAACCAACGGGCTATTTGCCGCATCATGGGGTGTTATCATCGGACGGCAACCTGTACATCTCTTATAGCGATGGAGCAGGTCCATATGACGGGACAAAAGGTGAAGTGTGGAAATTGAATACAGCAAGCGGACAATGGACCAACATTAGCCCCGTTGCCAGTAGCAGCACGGACAATTATTTTGGATATGGTGGACTGACAGTAGACGCCCAGAAGCCGGGTACTCTCATGGTAGCTACGCTAAATTCCTGGTGGCCAGATGCAAAGATTTATCGCAGCACCGACAGCGGGGCAACATGGAGCCCCATTTGGGAATTCGATGGTTATCCAACTCGCAAGCTGAAATACAATTTGGATATAACAGCTGCGCCTTGGCTGACTTTCAATGTCAACCCTGCTCCGCCGGAAGTATCGCCCAAGCTGGGCTGGATGATCGGGGATCTGGAGATTGATCCATTTAATTCAGATCATATGTTGTACGGCACAGGAGCTACCATTTACGGCTCCAAAAATGTGACGAATTGGGGCAAAGGCGGCAAGCTGGACATTTCGGTAGCAGCAAAGGGGGTAGAAGAAACGGCGATTTTGGATCTCGTAAGCCCTCCAACCGGTGCGCCTTTGGTGAGCGCAGTAGGGGATGTCTCCGGTTTCAGACATGATGATCTGTTCAAGGCTCCAGCTAAAATGCTGGATAATCCAACCTTTACAAGCAGTGAAAGCATCGACTATGCCGAGCTGAATCCTGCTTTTATGGCGCGGGTAGGCAAAGCCGATTACCAAAAAGATCCGAATGCCAAATCCATCGGCTTCTCCAATGATGGGGGGGCGAATTGGTATAAAGCGAACAGCGAGCCTTCCGGTACAGCAGGAGGGGGAAGTATTGCCGTTGCGGCTGATGGTAATGGCTTGCTGTGGAGTACATCGGACAAAGGCGTATTTTACTCCATAACAGGCGGCAACTCATGGACCGCAAGTACAGGTATTCCAGCGAACGCGAAGATTGCCTCGGATCGGGTGAACTCCGACAAATATTATGCGTTCGCGGCCGGAAAAATATATGTCAGCACCAACGGTGGCGTATCGTTCACAGCCTCGGCGGTATCTGGCTTGCCAACCGTAGGTAATGCCGATATTGATGCAGTACGTGGAGTAGAAGGGGATGTGTGGTTCGCTGGGGGCTCTGAGGATGGAGGGCCATACGGCTTGTGGCATTCCAAGGATTCCGGCGTTACGTTCACCAAGCTTGCTAATGTGCAGGAGGCAGACTTTGTAGGCTTTGGTAAAGCAGCACCGAGTCGTACCAATGCAACTGTATTCATCGTTGGTAAAATCGACGGTACACGCGGATTTTACCGTTCGGACGATGCTGGCGCAAACTGGGTACGCATTAATGACGACAAGCATCAATATGCTCGGGTGACCACCATTATCGGTGACCCCCGAGTTTATGGACGTGCTTATCTGGGAACAAATGGCCGCGGTATTCTGGTGGCAGATCGAGTGAAAGGTGATCAACCATCTGCAGGTCAGTCAAGCATTACGCCGACGACTGCAACCTATGGACAGGATAACGCAAATACCGATATTTCCGTCAAGCTTACACTGAACGGTAATACGTTAGACGCCATCCAGCAGGGTAGCGTGGTGCTGAATAAAGGTGAAGATTATACGCTCAATGGCGAAACGGTCACCTTTTCCAATAGGTATTTGTCCAAACTCCCTAAAGGAGACACAGCGCTAACGTTTCATTTTAATGCAGGTAGCGATGTGCTGTTCACGGTGACAGTAAAAGAAAATACATCAGGCGAGCCAGGAACAGAACAGGGTGTTCTCAAGGTACAGACCTTCAATGGGAATGTATCCGAAACAAGTAATACGATCAGCTCCAAGTTTAAAATTACGAATACAGGAACCTCGTCCGTTTCCCTTGCGAATGTGACGCTGCATTATTATTACACGGTAAATGGGGAGAAGCCCCAAAACTTCTTCGCGGATTGGTCAAGCATTGGTCCTGAGAATGTGGTCGCCAGCTTCAAAACGCTGTCCAATCCGAAACAGGGAGCAGATTCTTATGTCGAAATCGGCTTTAAGTCAGGTGCGGGTTCTTTAGATCCCGGTCAAAGTGTGGAACTTCAAACACGGATATCCAAAGCGGATTGGAGCAATTACACCCAAACCGATGATTATTCCTTTGACGCCACAGCAACCAGTTTAAAAGATTCTACTAAGGTAACTGCTTACTTGTCTGGAAGCAAGCAATGGGGGATAGAGCCGTAA
- a CDS encoding LacI family DNA-binding transcriptional regulator — MTTIKQVASYAGVSVATVSRVINETGYVHEDTRRKVEAAVKQLNYKPNEVARSLYKKKSRLIGLLLPDITNPYFPLLARGVEDRMQENDFRIIFGNSDEDRQKELDYMDTFIQNNVVGVISSTNDPNADCYAKLKIPVVFLDRTSNDSPSVYADGAHGGRLAAQEIIARGSKQITVMQGPAHIRPAQDRFRGAVEELQQSNIAYHVVKTTSFSFKEAELWAKELFNKHPDTDGVIASNDIVATAVMHEAHRLGKKIPDDVQIIGFDDIPLSSLLFPPLSTIRQPAYEMGWEAAGLLIQLIEQSQVTKSSVPNLHSSILTHSSIQLPVKFIERETTRKVDYHG; from the coding sequence ATGACAACAATTAAACAGGTCGCCAGCTATGCAGGCGTTTCCGTAGCGACCGTATCCAGAGTTATTAATGAAACGGGCTATGTGCATGAGGATACACGACGAAAGGTTGAAGCCGCTGTCAAGCAGCTGAATTACAAGCCTAATGAAGTGGCTCGATCTTTGTACAAAAAGAAATCCAGATTAATCGGCCTGCTTCTGCCGGATATTACGAATCCTTATTTTCCCTTGCTGGCTCGTGGAGTGGAGGATCGAATGCAGGAAAATGATTTTCGAATTATTTTTGGCAATAGTGATGAGGATCGGCAAAAAGAACTGGATTACATGGATACCTTTATTCAAAATAATGTCGTTGGCGTCATTTCATCTACAAATGATCCCAATGCTGATTGCTACGCCAAGCTGAAAATCCCTGTCGTTTTTCTCGATCGGACTTCCAATGACAGTCCCTCCGTATATGCGGATGGCGCTCATGGTGGTCGACTTGCAGCACAGGAAATCATTGCCCGTGGTAGCAAACAAATTACGGTCATGCAGGGCCCGGCACATATTCGTCCGGCACAGGATCGTTTTCGCGGGGCGGTTGAAGAACTTCAGCAATCGAATATTGCTTATCATGTCGTCAAGACGACGTCTTTTTCGTTCAAGGAAGCCGAGTTGTGGGCCAAAGAACTGTTCAACAAGCATCCCGATACGGACGGAGTCATTGCGAGTAACGATATTGTGGCTACAGCGGTGATGCACGAGGCACATCGATTAGGAAAGAAAATCCCGGATGATGTTCAGATTATCGGGTTTGATGATATACCGTTAAGCAGCTTGTTATTCCCGCCATTGTCAACGATCCGGCAGCCCGCTTATGAAATGGGATGGGAAGCAGCAGGTCTGCTAATTCAACTGATTGAGCAGTCACAAGTAACGAAATCAAGCGTGCCTAATCTTCATTCGAGCATACTTACCCATTCAAGCATACAATTGCCTGTCAAATTTATTGAACGGGAAACGACCAGAAAGGTGGATTATCATGGCTAA
- the rbsD gene encoding D-ribose pyranase, protein MKKYGILNSHISKVLSDLGHTDYIVVADAGLPIPEGVTKIDLALRLGVPSFQDVVDVIAADMVIEKVTLAEEIKQGNDEALQYIIRTFIEDESENSQTAAIEFCSHEQFKELTRHAKVVIRTGENKPFANCILQAGVHFG, encoded by the coding sequence ATGAAAAAATATGGAATCCTGAACAGTCATATATCCAAAGTACTGTCGGATCTCGGCCACACAGACTATATTGTCGTGGCCGATGCGGGCTTACCCATTCCTGAAGGCGTTACCAAAATTGATTTAGCCCTCAGATTGGGCGTACCATCCTTTCAGGACGTAGTTGATGTAATCGCAGCAGATATGGTGATCGAAAAGGTAACGTTGGCTGAAGAAATTAAACAGGGGAATGATGAAGCTCTACAGTATATTATCCGCACATTTATAGAGGATGAGTCAGAGAATTCGCAAACAGCCGCCATTGAGTTTTGTTCGCATGAACAATTCAAGGAATTGACCCGCCATGCCAAGGTGGTCATCCGCACAGGAGAAAATAAGCCGTTTGCCAATTGTATTTTGCAGGCCGGAGTTCATTTTGGATAA
- the rbsK gene encoding ribokinase, with the protein MAKITIIGSSSMDLVVTSSKRPGAGETVLGESFTTVPGGKGANQAVAAARLGADVTMIGRVGDDHFGQQILRNFEANHVHVGYVKPVTHMESGTAHIVLAEGDNSIVFVKAANNEITPAYVAEALDVIRNSDMVLIQQEIPEETVVYVSKICAKYEVPLLLNPAPAREVEASVIENATYITPNEHEAAIIFKGQSLQEALRQYPNKLFVTEGSNGVRFFDGEQEVVVPTYKVEAVDTTGAGDTFNAAFAVALAEGKTMEDSVKFANRAASLSVTKFGAQGGMPTRREVEEQL; encoded by the coding sequence ATGGCTAAAATCACGATTATCGGAAGCAGCTCTATGGATCTTGTAGTGACTTCATCCAAGCGCCCCGGCGCAGGAGAAACGGTGCTGGGTGAGAGCTTTACAACCGTGCCTGGGGGGAAAGGTGCCAATCAGGCTGTAGCCGCAGCACGTCTCGGAGCGGATGTTACGATGATTGGACGCGTAGGGGATGATCATTTCGGCCAACAGATTTTACGGAACTTTGAAGCAAACCATGTTCATGTCGGCTATGTGAAACCGGTTACACATATGGAAAGTGGCACAGCACATATTGTACTGGCTGAAGGCGATAACAGTATTGTCTTTGTTAAAGCAGCGAATAATGAAATAACTCCTGCCTATGTAGCGGAAGCGCTCGATGTGATCCGAAATTCAGATATGGTGCTCATCCAACAGGAAATTCCGGAGGAAACGGTCGTATACGTGAGCAAAATTTGCGCCAAGTATGAGGTACCGCTATTGCTGAATCCCGCTCCGGCCCGTGAGGTGGAAGCAAGTGTGATTGAGAACGCGACATATATTACGCCCAATGAGCATGAAGCTGCTATTATATTCAAGGGCCAAAGCCTTCAAGAGGCTCTGCGTCAATATCCGAACAAGCTGTTTGTTACTGAAGGCAGCAACGGTGTACGATTCTTCGACGGAGAACAGGAGGTCGTTGTTCCTACTTATAAAGTAGAAGCCGTGGATACGACAGGTGCAGGGGATACATTTAACGCTGCATTTGCGGTCGCGCTGGCTGAGGGGAAAACGATGGAAGATAGCGTAAAATTTGCTAACCGCGCCGCATCGCTGTCCGTTACCAAATTTGGAGCACAGGGTGGCATGCCAACACGGCGTGAAGTGGAGGAACAATTATAA
- a CDS encoding DsbA family oxidoreductase yields MNIEVWSDYMCPFCYIGKRRLEQVLQQFPDHDEVQLTFKSFELNPDAVKDSGKTINEELSAKYGVSLQEAQAMNDRMNENARSAGLEYNIHAMVPTNSMDAHRLTLWAQTQGKMLELSERLFQAVFIEGKHTGDPEVLAALAAEVGLDRDEAAAVLASDRYTNEVRADEAEGAQLGVRGVPFFVFDRKFAVSGAQPDEVFHDALQKAWDERSPFTMVSASSSADDAGGVCTDDGCELPRREN; encoded by the coding sequence ATGAATATTGAAGTTTGGTCAGATTATATGTGTCCGTTCTGTTATATCGGTAAACGCCGTTTGGAACAAGTATTGCAGCAATTCCCGGACCACGATGAGGTGCAATTGACGTTTAAGAGCTTTGAGCTGAACCCGGATGCTGTAAAAGATAGTGGTAAAACGATCAATGAAGAGCTGTCGGCCAAATATGGCGTCAGTCTGCAAGAGGCTCAAGCCATGAATGACCGTATGAACGAAAACGCACGCTCGGCGGGCCTGGAGTACAATATTCATGCGATGGTGCCAACCAACTCTATGGATGCCCACCGCTTAACGCTTTGGGCTCAAACACAAGGCAAAATGCTGGAGCTGAGCGAGCGCTTATTCCAGGCTGTGTTCATAGAAGGAAAACATACGGGCGACCCTGAAGTGCTGGCGGCGCTGGCTGCCGAGGTTGGTCTGGATCGAGACGAAGCCGCTGCTGTGCTGGCCAGTGATCGCTATACGAATGAAGTTAGAGCCGATGAAGCCGAGGGTGCTCAATTGGGTGTTCGTGGTGTGCCGTTCTTTGTTTTTGATCGTAAATTTGCTGTTTCGGGTGCTCAGCCGGACGAGGTATTCCATGATGCCCTGCAAAAAGCATGGGACGAACGCTCTCCATTCACTATGGTAAGCGCAAGCTCCTCCGCAGACGATGCAGGTGGTGTATGCACAGACGATGGATGTGAGCTTCCACGACGCGAGAACTGA
- the rbsC gene encoding ribose ABC transporter permease RbsC gives MTTMNETKGGKGFQMSQITQKLGPLLGLIILVIIVSVLNPSFLEPLNILNLLRQVSINALIAFGMTFVILTGGIDLSVGSILALSSAFVANMMLAGFDPILAIIIGCALGGVMGMINGLMITKGKMAPFIATLATMTIFRGLTLVYTNGNPITGLGDSLVFQLFGRGYQFGIPVPAITMLITFAVLWIILHKTPFGRKTYAIGGNEKASIVSGIKVPRVKIWIYSLAGMLSALAGAILTSRLNSAQPTAGTSYELDAIAAVVLGGTSLSGGRGRIVGTLIGVLIIGTLNNGLNLLGVNSFYQMVVKGIVIAIAVLIDRKKSA, from the coding sequence ATGACAACTATGAATGAAACAAAAGGTGGCAAAGGGTTTCAAATGTCGCAAATCACGCAAAAGCTCGGCCCGTTACTGGGGCTCATTATTTTGGTCATCATCGTATCGGTCTTGAATCCCAGCTTTTTGGAACCGCTTAATATTCTGAATCTGTTGCGCCAAGTATCTATTAATGCGCTGATTGCATTTGGTATGACTTTCGTGATTCTCACTGGTGGGATTGATCTGTCTGTCGGCTCGATCTTAGCACTATCCAGTGCGTTTGTTGCGAATATGATGCTGGCCGGGTTCGATCCGATTTTGGCGATTATCATTGGCTGTGCGCTGGGTGGAGTCATGGGGATGATTAATGGCTTGATGATCACCAAAGGTAAAATGGCTCCGTTTATCGCTACACTAGCAACCATGACTATTTTTAGAGGATTGACACTGGTCTATACCAACGGTAATCCCATTACAGGACTTGGAGACAGTCTGGTATTCCAGTTATTCGGGCGCGGCTACCAGTTCGGCATTCCGGTTCCGGCGATTACAATGCTCATTACCTTTGCCGTACTGTGGATCATTTTGCATAAAACGCCGTTTGGACGCAAAACGTATGCCATCGGTGGTAACGAGAAGGCTTCGATTGTATCCGGCATTAAAGTACCGCGCGTGAAAATTTGGATTTACTCTTTGGCTGGAATGCTCTCTGCTTTGGCGGGTGCTATTTTGACCTCACGTTTGAACTCGGCGCAGCCGACAGCAGGTACTTCTTATGAACTGGATGCCATTGCGGCTGTCGTACTGGGCGGAACCAGCCTGTCAGGGGGACGCGGGCGAATCGTAGGTACGTTGATCGGTGTACTTATAATCGGTACGCTGAACAATGGCTTGAATTTACTAGGAGTGAACTCTTTTTATCAAATGGTGGTCAAAGGGATTGTAATCGCCATTGCTGTATTGATCGACCGCAAGAAATCAGCTTAA
- a CDS encoding AEC family transporter, which yields MFGTILLDVVLPIFVLIGFGCIMQYYFRLDLYTLAKINFYYITPAVVFTGLYNSEISLMLMGEVSLFYALYIAILYVISTTVARSLKYSPGMRGAFTNSVMLDNSGNYGLPINQLVFKGDPLATSVQALIMTFQSFVTFTYGTFVVQNGKADTRKILINFLKMPVPYALVLGLLLNLLHSPLPNLLAEPLNYISQSMVAVALLTLGAQIVQYPFRLRRTAVYISMVLRLMVGPAVGFLLVLLLGLKGIPAQALLIASGMPTGVNTSILAEEYKNEPDFAAQTVLLSTIVNVITMTLLISASRYLV from the coding sequence ATGTTCGGCACCATTCTTTTAGACGTGGTTTTACCTATTTTTGTACTCATCGGTTTTGGTTGTATCATGCAGTATTATTTTCGACTGGATTTGTATACCTTAGCTAAGATCAATTTTTACTATATTACCCCTGCGGTTGTGTTTACCGGTCTTTATAACTCGGAAATTTCGTTAATGCTCATGGGCGAGGTTTCTCTTTTTTACGCCTTGTACATAGCCATTCTGTACGTCATCAGTACGACTGTTGCCAGATCTCTGAAGTATAGCCCCGGAATGCGGGGAGCTTTTACAAACAGTGTCATGCTTGATAATTCGGGAAATTACGGCCTGCCGATCAATCAGTTAGTATTCAAAGGTGATCCGCTGGCTACGTCCGTTCAAGCACTGATTATGACCTTTCAAAGCTTTGTCACGTTTACATATGGTACTTTTGTTGTACAGAACGGCAAGGCCGACACTCGAAAAATTCTGATAAATTTTTTGAAAATGCCGGTTCCTTATGCCCTCGTGCTGGGCTTGCTGCTGAATCTGTTGCACAGTCCATTGCCCAATTTACTGGCAGAGCCGTTGAATTATATCAGCCAGTCGATGGTTGCCGTTGCTCTGCTTACCTTGGGAGCGCAAATTGTGCAATATCCCTTTCGTCTGCGGCGTACAGCCGTGTATATCAGTATGGTGCTGCGTCTAATGGTCGGTCCTGCGGTCGGTTTTCTGCTCGTACTCCTGCTTGGACTTAAAGGGATTCCAGCTCAAGCCCTACTGATTGCATCTGGTATGCCTACCGGTGTTAATACAAGTATTTTGGCGGAAGAATATAAAAATGAACCCGATTTCGCAGCTCAAACAGTACTTCTTTCTACCATTGTAAATGTCATTACAATGACACTGTTGATTTCAGCATCCCGGTATCTTGTTTGA
- a CDS encoding SDR family oxidoreductase: protein MDLGLTGKAAFVAGSSKGLGKASARELAREGANVVISGRNEAELQRTQAELKETASGRVEYVVCDVTKPEHISEAIRRTADLFGTVDILVNNAGGPPAGTFDDFTDEVWLQAFEQNLLSHIRLIREALPYMKKQQSGRILNIASSSVKQPIPGLIISNTLRTGVAGLAKTLSLELAPYNILVHTVAPGRIATDRVRSLDEHRAEKTQQTLDQVRKQAEEGIPLGRYGEPEEFGRVVAFLASEASSYLTGSTILVDGGMIRSL, encoded by the coding sequence ATGGATTTAGGATTAACGGGAAAAGCTGCCTTTGTTGCAGGCTCCAGCAAAGGACTTGGCAAGGCAAGCGCACGGGAGCTGGCACGTGAAGGTGCGAATGTCGTGATTTCGGGCCGGAACGAAGCGGAGCTTCAACGTACACAGGCGGAACTCAAGGAAACGGCCAGCGGGCGCGTCGAATATGTGGTCTGCGATGTAACAAAACCTGAACATATTTCCGAAGCTATCCGTCGTACGGCAGATTTGTTTGGCACCGTCGATATTTTAGTTAACAATGCGGGTGGACCTCCTGCGGGAACCTTTGATGATTTTACGGATGAAGTATGGCTGCAAGCCTTTGAGCAAAATTTGCTTAGTCACATCCGTTTAATTCGCGAAGCTTTACCTTATATGAAAAAACAGCAAAGCGGCCGAATTTTAAATATTGCATCCTCCTCGGTGAAGCAGCCGATTCCGGGTCTTATTATCTCGAATACACTACGTACAGGTGTCGCTGGATTGGCGAAAACACTGTCTCTGGAATTAGCTCCCTACAATATTCTAGTACATACCGTAGCACCAGGGAGAATTGCAACTGATCGTGTGCGAAGCCTGGACGAGCATCGGGCCGAGAAGACTCAACAAACATTGGATCAGGTTCGTAAACAAGCAGAAGAGGGTATTCCGTTGGGACGATATGGGGAGCCGGAAGAGTTCGGGAGAGTGGTTGCTTTTCTGGCATCTGAAGCCTCTTCTTATTTGACAGGCAGCACCATTCTTGTCGATGGCGGGATGATCAGATCGTTGTAA